A region from the Clostridium beijerinckii genome encodes:
- a CDS encoding MATE family efflux transporter has protein sequence MNVSRNLTKGNPAKLILLFTIPLLIGNIFQQFYSIADTFIVGRTIGVNALAAVGCTGSIMFLILGFAQGSTAGLSIITAQKFGAEDTQGVKESYVAGIAISMIVTIVLTTISTIFARSILVLMNTPPEIIDDAYSFVFVIFIGIIASMFFNFFSNIIRALGDSRTPLLFLIVACILNVILEFGFILILKMGVAGAAWATVIAQGVSALLCMWHIKRNLRILRLKKSDLKISKEVFLEHIKISLPMGFQASIIAIGAIILQFALNSLGATSVAAYTAAQKIDSIAVQPMMSFGITMATYTAQNYGAGKIDRIREGVKQCVIISVTFSIVVGLINIFAGHFLTGMFVGYDQKEVILLSQTYLTSNGLFYFLLSLLFIYRYTLQGLGQSFIPTVAGIMELIMRSFAAIILSKPLGFLGVSLSNPLAWLGACIPLIISYHFTYKKINSKYSKKEDYKYETNITECSQNE, from the coding sequence ATGAATGTTAGTAGGAATTTGACAAAAGGTAATCCTGCGAAATTAATACTGTTATTTACTATTCCTTTATTAATAGGGAATATTTTTCAACAGTTCTATAGTATAGCTGATACATTCATTGTTGGACGTACTATAGGAGTTAATGCTTTAGCAGCAGTTGGTTGTACAGGGAGCATAATGTTTTTGATTTTAGGATTTGCTCAAGGGTCAACAGCTGGCCTTTCAATTATTACAGCACAAAAATTTGGTGCTGAGGATACACAAGGTGTTAAAGAAAGTTATGTAGCAGGTATAGCAATCAGTATGATAGTAACTATAGTTCTTACGACTATAAGTACAATTTTTGCTAGATCTATATTAGTATTAATGAATACGCCGCCAGAAATTATAGACGATGCATATAGTTTTGTATTTGTTATATTCATTGGTATAATAGCATCTATGTTTTTTAACTTTTTTTCAAACATTATTCGTGCTTTAGGAGATAGTAGAACACCATTATTATTTTTGATAGTAGCATGTATTCTAAATGTAATTTTAGAGTTTGGCTTTATATTAATATTAAAAATGGGGGTGGCAGGAGCAGCATGGGCAACTGTCATAGCACAAGGTGTTTCGGCTTTATTATGTATGTGGCATATAAAAAGAAACTTACGAATACTTAGATTAAAAAAGAGTGACTTAAAAATATCAAAAGAAGTTTTTTTAGAGCATATAAAGATTTCACTGCCAATGGGATTTCAAGCGTCTATAATAGCTATTGGTGCTATTATATTACAATTTGCACTTAATAGTCTTGGTGCGACTTCTGTAGCGGCATATACTGCTGCTCAAAAGATTGATTCCATCGCAGTTCAACCTATGATGTCCTTTGGTATAACTATGGCTACTTATACAGCTCAAAATTATGGTGCTGGAAAAATTGATAGGATAAGGGAAGGTGTAAAGCAATGTGTTATTATATCAGTTACATTTAGTATTGTGGTAGGACTTATCAATATTTTTGCAGGACATTTTCTTACAGGCATGTTTGTTGGATATGATCAAAAAGAAGTTATTTTATTATCGCAAACTTATTTAACTTCTAACGGATTATTTTATTTCTTACTTTCATTACTTTTTATATATAGATATACTCTTCAAGGGTTAGGACAAAGCTTTATTCCAACAGTAGCAGGGATAATGGAATTGATCATGAGATCATTTGCAGCAATTATATTATCAAAACCATTAGGATTTTTAGGAGTATCTTTATCAAATCCTTTAGCGTGGCTTGGTGCATGTATTCCACTAATAATTTCATATCACTTTACTTATAAGAAAATAAATAGTAAGTATTCAAAGAAAGAAGATTATAAATATGAAACTAATATAACTGAATGTTCTCAGAATGAATAA